In Lolium rigidum isolate FL_2022 chromosome 7, APGP_CSIRO_Lrig_0.1, whole genome shotgun sequence, the DNA window AAATGAGGCGCGCAGACTCGCTTTCCCCCTCGGCGCGCACGATGGCAGCGCGCCTCTCCTGCTCGGCCTTGGCGACGAGGAACTTGGAGCGCTCGGCCTCCTGCTGCGCGACCTGCTTCTTCTCGACGGCCATGGAGAACTCGATGCCGTAGGAGAGGTGGGTGATGGCGACGTCGTCGAGGATGATGTTGAACTCGCGCGCGCGCTTGATGAGGGAGTCGCGGACGAGCGCGGAGACGTGGGGGCGGTCGGTGAGGAGCTGGTCGGCGTTGAACTGCGCGACGACGGCCTTGAGCACCTCGTTGCCGATGGAGGGCAGCACCTTGTCGTCGTACTCGAGGCCGAGCGAGGTGAAGATGGTGGGCAGGTTGACGACGTCGGGGCGCGAGAGGAGGCGGAGCGTGAGGCTCACCATCTGCAGGTCCTTggtgccggaggtggaggagaagtTGTGCGGGCGCGTGCGGATGTCGAAGATGTAGGGCTTCTGCAGCCAGGGCAGGATGAAGTGGGTGCCCTCGCCGACGGTGTCCGGGAGCACGCCGCGGAAGCGGTCGAAGATGACGGCgcgctcgccgccgtcgacggTGAAGAGCGACGCCgagaggagggaggcggaggcgcccagccccgccgccgccttgGCGATGTTGGTCAGGAACGTGACCGCCGCGGGACTGCCGCCGGCCATGGTCGCCTTCCGGGGTGGGGGATTTTGGGACGGCGGCGCGGGAGTAAAACCCTAGCGGAGGATTTGGTTTGGGGAATGGGATGGGGGGCGGCTGGATCTGAGTGTTTGTGTGATTTTAGTGGGTTTTGTGTGGGTTTATTTCTTGGGACAGAAGAAGAAGCTAGACGGTGGTGGGGTCCTGTGTCAGTGTTCAGATTGGGCGAGAAGAAGCTCGTGTATTCTATGGACCTGAACGACCTCCCTAGGGAAAATGGGCCATTGGGGCCTCACCTAGCCAGTGCGCCAAGAACTCTATGGGGccgtacttttttttttgaacaaagaaaGGGCCTAGAAGGCCCCAGAGAATGCATTAGATCATACGTGGTGGGTACAGATTTACAAGGAGGTCCTCTGGCATCTTTTGCACCGAGAAACAAAAATTTGAAGAAAGGCCCTACAGATTTACATAGAACACCCTGAGACAAAAActgaaaaagcaatcgggtccctgggcgcctccaccaccATTCGCCGGTGACCTCGAGACGTTGCCGTCGAGATTCGATGCCAGGATGCTCGGCAACATACTTCCGACGAAGCTGCTGATCCGCCGaccgcttctcctcctccggggacgaaccacttgtcgGTGGAGAAGCATCGAGCTCCGACGACCAGAGCGCAGAAGAGCCTCCATCTTGGAGGTAGCAAATGGGCCGCCATGCCGGCCGAAGACCGTGCCGTCGACGAGGAGCGGCGCGTGTTCTGCATAGATGAGCTTCAACGACGAAGCATCGTAGCACCCTGCAGGTAGACGCTGACGAGCAGCGGCCCAGTTCCTCCATCCGCCACTTCTCCTCTCACCACCACGGCAAGGCAGAGAAGAACACAGAGGGAACGCACTGGAGCAGCGGCTACACTAGCAGAGAGGGCAGAATCCCCCCCCCCGCGAGACAAAATCGGCAAGCCTCCtgtggtgacccaacataccactgcatggtgtagtatgcaagtctgatataacaccaatgaaacaccgttccactagtattatatcgctcagagtggtacaacagaaacatatgcgggtccaaggcatgtctatagaattacaacattgactctattacataagatcaagacacatcctcctactttacaatgaggtaaatccgcaaatgaactccgtaagaacgactcgttgtctaattctatcacgaactctatttgtagagtatttgactagctatagggctatgaatagattctagctaaataggagctaggtttaggaagctagttcccttctatggctaaactatgtttttctcctcgttggatgtgatatctgactccactgacggggtcctcgtctcttgaagtagttgttgactcctcggcctttgagttgcactgtagatcctccttcgatgcctccatacctaagcaggggatttaagagtgggatgagtacgagcgtactcaacaagttcattataggaaagaggtgtttaatgcactagctacggcattagaccggaaagtctaataccaatgcaggttttcataatcatttcttcaagaggttgcttttattcggaagaactatgtccgtcgcccttcaccggtttactagaacttcatggagctcctttccggccgcgttcgcagcttccatatcccggaacgaggagtgacaggtcacggttctttacactctgcagaggtgtgttgctttacccataagagatcttaaccttggtgccaaccggtgatcttcccgtccacacttcctatggtgtgaggcccggtataaggtctagccaatcatgttcctccgctacctcgcacacccaccctttgttgcataccccgaccctgggtcc includes these proteins:
- the LOC124677602 gene encoding prohibitin-3, mitochondrial-like encodes the protein MAGGSPAAVTFLTNIAKAAAGLGASASLLSASLFTVDGGERAVIFDRFRGVLPDTVGEGTHFILPWLQKPYIFDIRTRPHNFSSTSGTKDLQMVSLTLRLLSRPDVVNLPTIFTSLGLEYDDKVLPSIGNEVLKAVVAQFNADQLLTDRPHVSALVRDSLIKRAREFNIILDDVAITHLSYGIEFSMAVEKKQVAQQEAERSKFLVAKAEQERRAAIVRAEGESESARLISEATAIAGTGLIELRRIEAAKEIAAELARSPNVAYIPSSDNNKMLLGLNATR